One genomic region from Pseudobacteriovorax antillogorgiicola encodes:
- a CDS encoding branched-chain amino acid ABC transporter substrate-binding protein, with protein sequence MRTILKLILGLALYFSSHAQAESKTIKIAVAGPHTGPYAAFGEQMLKGAEKAAQNINKAGGVLGKTLEIVKVDDECKPMGAVNAANEIVSKYKANAVVGHFCSASTIPASKTYMSHNVIMVTPASTNPKVTERKLPNVLRMCGRDDQQGQVAARFISQDLKAKTVAIVHDKTTYGRGLADAMKESLSKVAPMVKEALFEGITRGDKDFNTLVTKIKAKQADVVYFGGLHSEAGPLLKQMRQQGLKAHFVSGDGIVSNDFVTAAGGSQFVDGVYVTFGRDPLKYDTTKNVVASFKQDGYKPEGYTLYAYASVEAIVAAMQSTKSTKGVALANWLKTNGSNTIMGPKKWDKLGDLTKSDYVIYRWDDKGNYNEI encoded by the coding sequence ATGCGTACTATTCTCAAACTCATACTTGGTTTGGCCTTATATTTTAGCAGTCATGCCCAAGCAGAATCGAAAACCATTAAGATCGCTGTCGCTGGTCCTCACACCGGGCCATACGCCGCGTTTGGTGAGCAAATGCTAAAAGGCGCTGAAAAAGCAGCTCAAAACATCAACAAAGCTGGTGGCGTCTTAGGAAAGACCCTTGAAATAGTCAAGGTCGATGATGAGTGTAAGCCGATGGGTGCTGTGAATGCTGCCAATGAAATTGTATCCAAGTACAAGGCCAATGCTGTTGTCGGGCATTTCTGTTCTGCATCGACCATTCCCGCATCAAAAACATACATGTCCCATAACGTTATTATGGTGACTCCAGCATCCACGAACCCTAAAGTTACAGAACGTAAACTTCCTAACGTTCTCCGGATGTGCGGCCGCGATGATCAACAAGGCCAAGTTGCAGCTCGATTTATTTCCCAGGACCTAAAAGCGAAAACAGTTGCTATTGTACACGATAAGACCACCTACGGCCGTGGCTTAGCAGACGCAATGAAAGAGAGTCTAAGTAAGGTTGCACCAATGGTGAAAGAGGCCCTATTCGAGGGTATTACTCGCGGCGATAAAGACTTCAATACTCTTGTGACTAAAATCAAAGCAAAGCAGGCAGATGTTGTATACTTTGGTGGTCTCCATTCGGAAGCAGGCCCCTTACTCAAGCAAATGAGGCAACAGGGGCTCAAAGCCCACTTTGTTTCCGGTGATGGGATTGTTTCCAATGACTTCGTTACAGCAGCAGGCGGCTCCCAGTTCGTTGATGGCGTCTATGTAACCTTTGGTCGCGATCCCTTAAAGTACGACACTACTAAAAATGTGGTCGCAAGCTTTAAGCAGGATGGCTATAAGCCTGAAGGCTACACACTATATGCATATGCTTCAGTGGAAGCCATCGTTGCCGCGATGCAATCGACTAAAAGCACCAAAGGGGTAGCCCTTGCCAATTGGCTAAAAACCAACGGTAGCAATACGATCATGGGGCCGAAAAAGTGGGATAAGTTAGGAGATCTGACCAAGAGCGACTATGTGATTTACCGTTGGGACGATAAGGGTAACTACAACGAAATCTAA
- a CDS encoding cystathionine gamma-synthase — protein MAINHSDFTKVVHAGVEPEPRTGAIMTPIFQTSTYVQQAPGEHTGWDYSRAGNPTRDALEASFAALEGAKHGLAFSSGLAAEQAIIQILDPGDEVIVCDDVYGGTGRLFRTLYAKYNLKFHFVDMTDIDAVKKVSNSKTKMLWVETPTNPLLKVIDIRKMSHLAKELGALLVVDNTFSSPIFQSPLEFGADIVMHSTTKYIGGHSDIIGGAVMTSDDELHEKIKYVQFAAGAVPGPFEAFLLLRSIKTLAVRMEQHQKNAMAIAKFLEGHSKVESVFYPGLESHSHHEIAREQMKGFSGMVSFNLKGTYDDVVSFLQRLNVFELAESLGGVESLVNHPEKMTHASVPEPLRKELGIGPNLLRLSVGIESADDLIADLDQALNG, from the coding sequence ATGGCGATCAATCATAGCGACTTTACCAAAGTTGTCCACGCGGGGGTAGAACCAGAGCCGCGAACCGGGGCTATCATGACCCCAATCTTTCAGACTTCAACTTACGTTCAGCAAGCTCCTGGGGAGCATACTGGGTGGGATTACTCCCGTGCAGGAAACCCAACCCGGGATGCTTTGGAGGCTTCGTTTGCTGCTCTTGAAGGTGCTAAACACGGCTTGGCGTTTTCCTCTGGTCTGGCAGCTGAACAGGCAATCATCCAGATTCTCGATCCAGGTGACGAAGTGATCGTTTGCGATGATGTCTATGGTGGTACAGGGCGATTGTTTCGTACCTTATATGCGAAGTACAATTTGAAGTTTCATTTCGTCGACATGACAGACATAGACGCGGTTAAGAAAGTCTCTAACAGCAAGACGAAGATGCTTTGGGTTGAAACGCCAACGAACCCGCTTCTGAAAGTGATCGATATTCGCAAAATGAGTCACTTGGCTAAAGAGCTGGGCGCTCTTCTCGTGGTTGACAACACCTTCTCGTCTCCGATCTTCCAGTCGCCATTAGAGTTTGGCGCCGATATCGTAATGCATAGCACAACCAAATATATCGGTGGCCATTCCGATATCATTGGTGGTGCAGTGATGACTTCGGATGATGAACTCCACGAAAAAATCAAATATGTCCAGTTTGCAGCGGGAGCTGTTCCTGGGCCGTTTGAAGCCTTTTTACTCCTGCGAAGCATCAAGACTCTAGCAGTAAGAATGGAGCAGCATCAGAAGAATGCTATGGCGATTGCTAAGTTCCTTGAGGGTCACAGCAAGGTTGAGTCTGTTTTTTATCCAGGCCTTGAGTCTCACTCTCATCATGAGATTGCTCGTGAGCAGATGAAGGGTTTCTCTGGAATGGTAAGTTTTAATCTCAAAGGAACTTATGACGATGTCGTTAGCTTTCTGCAGAGGTTGAACGTTTTTGAGCTAGCAGAAAGTTTGGGAGGGGTGGAATCGCTGGTCAATCACCCCGAGAAGATGACCCACGCTTCTGTGCCTGAGCCTCTCCGTAAAGAGCTTGGAATTGGCCCCAACCTTCTACGTTTATCAGTTGGTATTGAATCTGCTGATGACTTGATCGCCGACCTTGATCAAGCATTAAATGGCTGA
- a CDS encoding SIS domain-containing protein gives MLEHVKASLTEAKTALENLLENEAAMGKIVQAADLLSECFESRGHVYSCGNGGSMCDAMHFAEELSGRFRKDRPALGAIAMGDGAHITCTGNDFGFEEVFSRFIEAHGRSGDVLLGISTSGKSENVIRAVRRAKELGVKTICLTGKPNSALSELADVEICTPGGRFADRVQELHIKVIHTLIELVERKLFNETYEV, from the coding sequence ATGCTTGAGCACGTCAAGGCAAGCCTTACAGAGGCCAAGACCGCCCTTGAAAATTTACTGGAGAACGAGGCAGCCATGGGCAAAATCGTTCAGGCAGCAGACCTCCTATCGGAGTGCTTTGAGAGTCGCGGGCATGTTTATTCCTGCGGCAACGGTGGCTCCATGTGTGATGCCATGCATTTTGCAGAGGAGTTGTCTGGTCGCTTTCGAAAGGATAGGCCAGCTCTAGGCGCTATTGCAATGGGGGATGGTGCACATATCACCTGTACGGGTAATGACTTTGGGTTTGAAGAAGTCTTTTCTAGATTTATCGAAGCTCATGGCCGCTCTGGGGATGTGCTCCTAGGTATCTCTACAAGTGGTAAAAGCGAAAACGTGATTCGGGCTGTTCGTCGTGCGAAAGAGTTGGGGGTGAAAACGATCTGCCTGACAGGCAAACCAAACAGTGCTTTGTCCGAACTTGCGGATGTCGAAATCTGTACCCCTGGTGGACGCTTCGCAGATCGAGTGCAAGAGCTTCATATCAAGGTGATTCATACTCTTATTGAGTTGGTTGAGCGAAAGCTTTTTAACGAAACTTACGAGGTCTGA
- a CDS encoding ABC transporter permease subunit yields MDLYTIGQQLINGLVLGSTYGLIAVGYTMVYGIIGMINFAHGEIYMISAYLTAICLAVLTWMGITWIPITILLVLFGTIIFTSIYGFVIERVAYKPLRGSSRLTPLISAIGMSLILQNYVMVSQGARNQAVPTLIEGAITIGSEQHYLRITYVQLGMIVVSFLAMALLTFIIGKTSLGRACRATQQDMMMARLLGINTDNIISSVFVIGSIMAAIAGLLITFNYGSFDFYIGFKAGVKAFTAAVLGGIGSLPGAMLGGIILGMSEGLFSGFVNSDYKDVFAFSLLVVFLIFRPSGLLGRPEVEKV; encoded by the coding sequence ATGGATCTCTATACCATTGGTCAACAGCTCATCAATGGCTTGGTTCTAGGTTCCACTTACGGTTTAATAGCGGTTGGCTATACGATGGTCTATGGAATCATAGGAATGATCAACTTCGCTCATGGTGAAATCTATATGATCAGCGCCTATTTAACTGCCATTTGTCTCGCGGTCCTCACCTGGATGGGCATAACATGGATTCCGATCACGATTCTCCTAGTTTTATTTGGAACTATCATCTTTACCAGCATCTATGGGTTTGTGATCGAGCGAGTAGCCTATAAACCCTTGCGAGGCTCGTCGCGACTAACACCATTGATCTCAGCCATCGGCATGTCCCTTATCCTACAGAATTACGTGATGGTCAGCCAAGGAGCGCGAAACCAAGCTGTTCCAACCCTTATAGAAGGGGCGATTACCATTGGATCTGAACAGCACTATCTTAGAATCACCTACGTTCAGCTTGGAATGATCGTCGTTTCGTTTTTAGCTATGGCCTTACTTACTTTTATCATTGGCAAAACCTCCCTGGGCAGAGCCTGCCGCGCGACACAGCAAGACATGATGATGGCGCGCCTTCTAGGAATCAATACCGATAATATCATTTCAAGCGTTTTTGTAATTGGTTCGATAATGGCAGCCATCGCCGGCCTCCTCATCACGTTTAACTACGGGTCATTCGACTTCTATATCGGTTTTAAAGCTGGTGTTAAAGCCTTTACTGCAGCGGTTCTCGGCGGAATCGGTTCCCTCCCTGGAGCGATGTTAGGCGGCATCATCTTAGGAATGTCCGAAGGCTTGTTTTCAGGCTTTGTTAATAGCGATTACAAAGATGTATTTGCCTTTTCCCTACTTGTAGTTTTCTTGATATTTCGTCCCAGCGGATTGCTTGGTCGACCTGAGGTTGAAAAAGTCTGA
- a CDS encoding glycosyltransferase family 9 protein: MTQHLADIETIVWIQTSFLGDIVLSTAAFNALKAEAPHIRQVLITTPIGKAALKDHPSIDEVVVFDKGGKSFWQASRAVKQSCSSLDKSTTVILQAHRSFRSSLLSLRLGFQRITYGETSLSWNAQTVSRVASLHESARIGLLLEPLGVSREAICKARMSLPKSMNEHLSKRLLPLNRPLIGVAPGSVWGTKRWPAEKYGDLVKKALDAGQSVVLLGSGGEREQADIVSNMVGDHDQFLNLVGKTNLDDLRYLIPSLDVLVCNDSSPIHYGSAFGVPTLAIFGATVPAMGFGPRAMGSRVVDIPIGEVPCRPCSDHGPKVCPLEHFQCMRKIDTDAVFVTLQQMIDENSPQSLLAANRRNE, encoded by the coding sequence ATGACCCAGCATCTTGCAGATATTGAGACTATTGTATGGATTCAAACCAGTTTTCTTGGAGATATTGTTCTATCGACAGCCGCATTCAATGCCCTCAAAGCAGAAGCACCTCATATCCGACAGGTATTGATAACAACACCGATCGGTAAGGCGGCACTTAAAGATCATCCGTCTATCGATGAAGTTGTTGTTTTTGATAAAGGTGGGAAAAGTTTTTGGCAGGCAAGCCGCGCCGTTAAACAGAGTTGTTCGAGTCTAGACAAAAGCACCACAGTGATCTTGCAGGCTCACCGTAGCTTTCGATCGAGTTTGCTTAGCCTACGGCTTGGCTTTCAACGAATCACCTATGGGGAAACCAGTTTATCGTGGAACGCGCAAACCGTGTCTCGGGTTGCATCACTCCACGAGTCTGCAAGAATCGGGCTTCTCCTAGAGCCATTGGGAGTTTCTAGAGAGGCTATCTGTAAGGCTCGCATGTCTCTGCCCAAATCGATGAATGAGCACTTGAGTAAGAGGCTTCTGCCTCTGAACCGACCTTTGATTGGTGTGGCGCCAGGGAGTGTATGGGGTACAAAACGGTGGCCAGCTGAGAAGTATGGTGACCTAGTGAAGAAAGCCCTAGATGCAGGGCAGTCAGTTGTGCTCTTGGGGAGTGGTGGCGAGAGGGAACAGGCAGATATTGTCAGCAACATGGTTGGAGATCATGACCAGTTTTTAAACTTAGTGGGCAAGACAAACTTAGATGATTTACGGTATTTGATTCCAAGCCTTGATGTTCTAGTTTGCAACGATAGCTCACCGATTCATTACGGCTCAGCATTTGGAGTGCCTACCCTTGCAATTTTTGGGGCGACGGTTCCAGCGATGGGGTTCGGGCCACGGGCCATGGGCTCACGTGTCGTGGACATTCCTATCGGTGAGGTCCCCTGTCGACCCTGTAGCGACCACGGGCCTAAAGTTTGTCCTCTGGAACACTTTCAATGTATGCGTAAAATTGACACTGACGCCGTGTTTGTCACGCTGCAGCAAATGATCGATGAAAACAGCCCTCAATCGTTGCTTGCGGCTAATAGAAGAAATGAGTAA
- the rocF gene encoding arginase, producing MTHEKAIEIIGVPSDLGANMRGALMGPAALRIAGLKKKIEIQGYKVRDIGDLFVPVRDSLSQEIQDEKFLQPLTQICEDLCGKTHNAVQSGNIPLVVGGDHSIAIGTISGIAKHHKEQGGELGVVWVDAHADINTPDSSPSGNIHGMPLATLMGDGHPELCKIGGDGPKLKPENVALIGIRTIDDDEKRVLKASGVNYYSMRDIDERGMFRVMKEAIEKVSANTKALHVSFDIDGIDPRYAPGVSTPVSGGLTLREAHLLLEMLYETKKLGSLEFVELNPYTDVGAQSANLTVDLILSALGKSIV from the coding sequence ATGACACACGAAAAAGCCATTGAAATTATTGGTGTGCCTTCAGATTTGGGTGCAAATATGAGGGGAGCCTTGATGGGCCCTGCCGCCCTGCGGATCGCTGGCCTGAAAAAGAAGATAGAAATCCAGGGCTACAAAGTACGCGATATTGGCGATCTATTCGTCCCTGTGCGCGACTCCCTAAGCCAAGAAATTCAAGATGAGAAGTTTCTTCAGCCTTTAACCCAGATCTGTGAAGATCTGTGCGGCAAGACCCACAACGCGGTTCAATCAGGAAATATTCCTCTAGTTGTCGGCGGCGATCACAGTATTGCAATTGGCACCATCTCTGGTATCGCAAAGCACCACAAGGAACAAGGTGGGGAACTCGGCGTAGTTTGGGTTGACGCTCACGCTGACATCAATACCCCTGACTCTTCGCCTTCTGGCAACATCCATGGGATGCCGCTAGCGACCCTCATGGGTGATGGCCACCCTGAACTTTGTAAAATTGGTGGTGATGGCCCCAAGTTGAAACCTGAAAATGTCGCTCTTATTGGTATTCGCACCATCGACGACGATGAAAAGCGAGTGCTCAAAGCGAGTGGTGTGAATTACTATTCAATGCGCGATATCGACGAGCGTGGAATGTTTCGGGTGATGAAAGAAGCAATTGAAAAAGTTTCCGCCAATACCAAAGCACTGCATGTTTCATTCGATATTGACGGAATCGACCCCCGCTATGCGCCAGGAGTTAGCACCCCTGTGAGTGGTGGTCTCACATTGCGGGAGGCACATCTTCTTCTCGAAATGCTATATGAAACCAAAAAGCTCGGCTCCCTTGAGTTTGTTGAGCTAAACCCATATACCGATGTCGGAGCGCAATCAGCCAACCTCACCGTTGATCTGATTCTCTCAGCTCTTGGCAAATCGATTGTCTAA
- the grxD gene encoding Grx4 family monothiol glutaredoxin, which yields MGEAEALAAIKQDVENNDIFLFMKGTPGEPMCGFSAQVVQVLNSYGVAYQSRNVLEDWDIREGVKQFTNWPTIPQLYVKGKFVGGCDIVMEMHRKDQLADVLKA from the coding sequence ATGGGAGAAGCAGAAGCTTTAGCAGCAATCAAACAAGATGTTGAAAATAACGATATTTTCCTATTCATGAAGGGGACTCCAGGGGAACCTATGTGCGGCTTTTCTGCACAGGTGGTTCAGGTTCTTAACTCCTACGGGGTAGCCTATCAGTCCCGTAACGTCTTAGAGGATTGGGATATTCGTGAAGGTGTGAAGCAGTTTACAAATTGGCCTACCATTCCGCAACTCTATGTTAAAGGAAAGTTCGTCGGTGGCTGCGACATCGTTATGGAAATGCACAGAAAAGATCAATTAGCTGATGTGCTAAAAGCCTAA
- a CDS encoding HU family DNA-binding protein has product MNKAELVEAMAKITSATKADTEKALDAFIDVVSNNINSKDGVKLVGFGTFSVSDRKARMGRNPQTGEEIQIPARKVPVFRPGKELKEAVK; this is encoded by the coding sequence ATGAACAAAGCCGAGTTGGTCGAAGCTATGGCAAAGATCACCAGTGCGACGAAGGCCGATACAGAGAAGGCTTTAGACGCATTTATTGACGTTGTTAGCAATAACATCAACAGCAAAGATGGGGTGAAGCTTGTTGGCTTCGGAACATTCTCTGTTTCAGACCGTAAAGCTCGCATGGGACGCAATCCTCAAACTGGCGAAGAGATCCAAATTCCAGCAAGAAAGGTTCCTGTCTTTCGCCCTGGTAAAGAGCTCAAGGAAGCCGTTAAGTAA
- a CDS encoding histidine triad nucleotide-binding protein, with amino-acid sequence MSETIFDKIIAKEIPADIVFEDDHVLAFRDINPQAPVHVLVIPKKKMVSMADAKDRSALELGEYMQRISKVAAELNLDAEGYRVVFNHGQNGGQTVDYIHAHILGGRNLTWPPG; translated from the coding sequence ATGAGTGAGACCATATTTGACAAGATTATTGCTAAAGAGATTCCTGCGGATATCGTGTTTGAAGACGATCATGTGCTTGCCTTTCGTGATATTAATCCACAAGCCCCGGTTCATGTTCTTGTGATACCGAAGAAGAAGATGGTTAGCATGGCTGATGCGAAAGATCGTTCAGCACTGGAGTTAGGCGAGTACATGCAGCGCATATCAAAAGTCGCTGCAGAGCTTAACCTTGATGCTGAAGGATATCGGGTGGTGTTCAACCACGGGCAGAATGGAGGCCAGACTGTTGATTACATTCATGCTCATATTCTTGGTGGTCGAAACTTAACTTGGCCTCCGGGTTAG
- a CDS encoding flagellin encodes MGLRIRTNVASLNAQRRLATSTQAIQESSGKLASGKRINKAADDAAGLAISSNLGADIRSLNQAKRNANDGISLVQTAEGSLMETTSMLTRLRELSIQSASDTIGNTEREFLDKEFVALKDEIDRIANATEFNGTRLLIGENDVSDEIANAEGTFPLEIQIGKDYYEESDAIDQSNQVNVIKIDLNNINAFTSGDGSLDIGASEEGTRVNTKEAAQSSIMKMDDALVRVSEYRSYLGSIQNRLQSTINNLGVQTENLSAANSRIEDTDFAAETARYTSQKILQQAGSSVLAQANAQPQIALGLVNSL; translated from the coding sequence ATGGGCTTACGCATTCGCACCAATGTTGCCTCGCTAAACGCACAACGGCGATTAGCAACATCCACACAAGCCATTCAAGAAAGTTCAGGAAAGCTAGCTTCCGGTAAGAGAATCAACAAGGCCGCAGATGATGCTGCGGGTTTGGCGATTTCATCAAACTTGGGAGCTGACATTCGATCACTCAATCAGGCTAAGAGAAATGCTAACGACGGCATCTCCCTCGTGCAAACAGCAGAAGGCAGCTTGATGGAGACCACTTCAATGCTAACCCGACTCCGGGAGCTATCGATTCAGTCAGCCAGTGACACTATTGGCAACACCGAACGCGAGTTTCTGGATAAGGAATTTGTAGCACTTAAAGATGAGATTGACCGTATTGCCAACGCCACTGAGTTCAACGGAACCCGACTCTTGATTGGTGAGAATGACGTTTCCGACGAAATCGCTAATGCCGAAGGCACGTTCCCACTCGAAATTCAAATCGGTAAAGACTACTACGAAGAATCGGATGCTATCGATCAATCTAATCAAGTCAACGTTATCAAGATCGACTTGAACAATATCAACGCCTTCACATCCGGTGATGGATCGTTGGACATCGGGGCAAGTGAAGAAGGTACCCGAGTCAACACTAAAGAAGCAGCACAGAGCAGCATCATGAAGATGGACGACGCGTTGGTGAGGGTTTCAGAATATCGATCGTATCTTGGTTCGATTCAAAACCGATTACAATCGACCATCAACAACTTGGGGGTTCAAACCGAGAACTTAAGTGCTGCCAATAGTCGTATCGAAGATACGGACTTTGCAGCGGAGACAGCTCGCTACACCTCTCAGAAGATCCTTCAGCAAGCTGGCTCCTCTGTTCTGGCGCAAGCTAACGCACAACCGCAAATCGCCCTTGGATTGGTTAACTCGTTATAA
- a CDS encoding type 1 glutamine amidotransferase, giving the protein MSRAHIAIIDPASRVAEIDSFNRLQDLTNAKLTYHLPCLYGLDSLNQLRAHPDALVVLGSGASVHDDLAWQKTFHPWLLQKLNEGVPTLGLCYGHQLLAHLLGGSIGFVSPDQKKLVGMRKIIIKSTIEFSRDQKEGLFIVSHREHVTSLGPQCEIFAWSDDCPVDGFFHTQKPIWGMQSHPEAGPGFVMNQSLPVELDETLFESGQVFLRNFFSHITENYKPPC; this is encoded by the coding sequence GTGAGCAGAGCCCACATCGCGATTATTGACCCAGCATCTCGGGTAGCCGAGATTGATTCTTTTAATAGACTCCAAGACTTAACGAACGCTAAGCTCACCTATCACTTGCCTTGTCTTTATGGCCTTGACTCTCTGAACCAGCTACGGGCTCACCCCGATGCTTTAGTGGTATTAGGCAGTGGCGCTTCAGTGCATGACGATTTAGCGTGGCAAAAGACTTTCCATCCCTGGCTACTGCAGAAGCTCAACGAGGGCGTCCCTACTTTGGGGTTGTGCTATGGGCACCAACTGCTCGCCCATCTACTAGGAGGCAGCATTGGCTTCGTAAGCCCCGACCAAAAGAAATTGGTAGGAATGAGAAAAATCATTATCAAATCAACAATTGAATTTTCAAGAGATCAAAAAGAAGGGTTGTTTATTGTCTCACATCGAGAACATGTGACGAGCTTGGGCCCCCAATGTGAGATCTTCGCTTGGAGTGACGACTGCCCTGTTGACGGTTTTTTCCATACTCAAAAGCCTATTTGGGGCATGCAGTCCCACCCAGAGGCGGGGCCTGGTTTTGTGATGAACCAAAGTTTACCTGTTGAGCTTGATGAAACCCTATTTGAGTCTGGGCAAGTATTTTTACGCAATTTCTTTAGCCACATTACAGAAAACTACAAACCCCCTTGCTAA
- a CDS encoding GNAT family N-acetyltransferase produces MKNLQIVEYEDMLLWCLEELSLDWGDHFWKSDEILRSIAAGDKRLFFVLVDSQAAGMIFFSIASLESELLFLFIRDNFRHQGLARRLMKEYFATLKTLKIDSLFLEVRESNTGAQALYQSLEYRLIGRRPRYYRDGESALVMKKEL; encoded by the coding sequence ATGAAAAATCTTCAGATCGTTGAATACGAGGATATGTTGCTTTGGTGTCTAGAGGAGCTTAGCCTAGATTGGGGCGATCACTTTTGGAAAAGTGATGAAATTCTCCGAAGTATTGCAGCGGGAGATAAAAGACTCTTTTTTGTCCTCGTAGACTCACAGGCTGCGGGCATGATTTTCTTCAGCATTGCTAGCTTGGAGAGCGAGTTACTGTTTCTATTTATCCGCGATAACTTTAGGCACCAGGGTCTAGCAAGAAGGCTTATGAAAGAGTACTTCGCCACACTTAAGACACTCAAGATAGATTCACTTTTTTTAGAGGTTCGAGAATCCAATACGGGTGCCCAGGCACTTTATCAATCACTAGAATATCGTTTAATCGGTCGAAGGCCACGATACTATCGTGATGGCGAATCGGCTCTTGTTATGAAGAAAGAATTATGA
- the tgt gene encoding tRNA guanosine(34) transglycosylase Tgt has product MFKVHKTDGRARLGQMTLAHGVVNTPIFMPVGTVGSVKSLVPEDLKTLGAEIILGNTYHLYLRPGLDVIRHFNGLHKFIQWDKPILTDSGGFQIFSLGQLRKITEEGCVFQSHIDGKKINLTPELAVEIQETIGADIHMVLDECTPYPATPEEAKHSMERSLRWAKRCREVKSRDELWQFGIVQGGMYHDLRKQSLEGLGELGFEGFSIGGLSVGEPKPAMRETTDFCCEHLPEDKPRYLMGVGTPLDIIESVNYGVDMFDCVMPTRNGRNGTLFTSLGKVNIKNQKHQFDESPLDPECSCYTCQNFSRSYLRHLFIAKEITALRLLTLHNLTYYLHLIHDIRDAIREDRFQDLLKHHQQLWDK; this is encoded by the coding sequence ATGTTCAAGGTTCACAAAACTGATGGCCGAGCCCGGCTCGGCCAGATGACATTGGCCCACGGTGTGGTGAATACACCGATTTTTATGCCAGTCGGAACGGTTGGCTCGGTCAAGTCTTTGGTGCCTGAAGATCTTAAAACCCTTGGTGCTGAGATCATATTAGGAAACACCTACCACCTTTATCTTCGCCCTGGCCTCGATGTGATTCGTCATTTCAATGGCCTCCATAAGTTTATTCAATGGGATAAACCGATTCTCACTGATAGCGGTGGCTTTCAAATATTTAGTTTGGGCCAGCTCCGGAAAATCACTGAAGAAGGCTGTGTTTTTCAAAGCCATATTGACGGCAAAAAAATCAACCTAACCCCAGAGCTTGCGGTCGAAATTCAGGAAACCATTGGCGCTGATATCCATATGGTTCTCGATGAATGCACACCCTACCCTGCCACTCCAGAAGAGGCTAAGCACTCTATGGAGCGCTCACTACGCTGGGCAAAACGATGTCGGGAAGTAAAAAGCCGGGATGAACTTTGGCAGTTCGGAATCGTGCAGGGCGGTATGTATCATGACTTGCGCAAGCAAAGCTTGGAAGGGCTTGGTGAGCTGGGTTTTGAAGGTTTTTCGATCGGTGGTTTGTCGGTGGGAGAGCCTAAGCCAGCGATGCGAGAAACAACGGATTTTTGCTGCGAGCACCTGCCGGAAGATAAGCCTCGCTATCTGATGGGAGTGGGTACTCCACTGGATATTATTGAGTCGGTCAACTACGGTGTTGATATGTTCGACTGCGTGATGCCAACACGGAATGGCCGAAACGGAACCCTGTTCACCTCACTTGGTAAAGTCAATATTAAGAATCAGAAGCATCAGTTTGATGAATCGCCATTAGACCCTGAATGCTCTTGCTATACGTGTCAGAACTTCTCACGAAGCTACCTCAGGCACCTTTTTATTGCGAAAGAAATTACGGCACTCCGCTTACTTACCTTACATAATCTAACCTACTACCTACATTTGATTCACGATATACGGGATGCTATTAGGGAAGATCGATTCCAAGATCTCTTGAAGCATCATCAGCAGTTATGGGACAAGTAG